In Corallincola holothuriorum, a single window of DNA contains:
- a CDS encoding cache domain-containing protein gives MIVKVNRTTTALLFSLSLLLIGAPVAWLLYAKFQSNERYLQHRSFAVLHQTRTHLDNKFKALAGLFQRLPKASLCASSLSPEHIQQIKASSPAFKEELHSFILEGNAYIDGDFDDELAEVLGYELGIDAENDDFESLYNEVCPKPDSGVAADKVCALFNEYKAIPKPKYSDKTAYSDEGESRVEGDDALVHGINALGSWGCRIGVFADSKSMRASGAFETQLLLSEIQHELFSFLDEIISLAKTGAGDPRQELAPTSQRFVEQVDSIDLASEAFVADKKEQQRGDFLQRLKRNSLISSAEVYFSGQQNWFPLDSESSTAACKANADRPFVRFMGGARGFWMMRCLAQQNSSSATPFVDRNYFSFDTRELLKDTPSVSPFDLMMLVNIDGGVITTVKSSVEDVDASTSFNDSHFTHINDFLKSADDKSKRDWEEAIKPLYKALQSAASSSSTSSKSTLERLPVGAASSFDITIGEMPFRLYIMPYELPYPVISRGKLQQGYLLLTGLIPMEEARASKFSLSPSMAAATLGGVLLLLALWPILRFRFMGVNQAMGANEFRVALAGVALFAMTITLAITDLLVYSNSKAHVQRQLYEIAGQARTQVGDELTHKRQLLTQLWQKQSEQPVAVSDLPSADYGQQQLQCVQPLSGSETNYETVNCIPKQIEALPPLEHYFLLDPEGKQVGPFYSWYPFDLLDNERISLATREYFSALALDKGWRSPLGGHFYVEHIFSYSDGLRSTVTSIALPPNQFNAKVAVAEFHLENLLEPVLPFGYKLAMVENQTGRVLYHSQSELSLLENFLVATDHDRDLKLALSSQEDMTLRVNYQGKPHYLTTMSLNQYGIPWSVVVMYDHSLLQIINFNVLLMVLVSMLVLLLCLAAFLWVGKVFTPGLSWLWPNYYRRPVYPWLVGTAVLSLIQGGVFGFGVEHATVLTVLYCLVLLIFNWANLCLQVAHGPLTSAWRRYALIAIALVAALADIIVTVLVWQREEAFGLNAGVVIGAMALQVFIMAKQLQRFPPSLEPAPGWVSRAWAQRLYPLHGGLMLGLVVVLPTLILFQQISKHQIYLYSELSSIDIGQQFNQQLAKRHWLLETLYPKPSDGGLGTGDTPKVNSDGVSKHWLATHFFAQSKHAFFTEQSNGCGNGVFGLGCIKDQDSDGYYVRYARINSSKTVGHANEEKSFLVQDKGFYDYLISLTTPLSDFAARIGFRAAGRETGALSSIRYWTAKGLYRPLDAAEEPAFIIPLLPTALAMILESVWLMAFALLLIGWMLYRVFRSLAERCLGLLVPRVLSQNFPKRGLMRQVLEKATRVPGGVLMLWPGQRKLMRYRRWLGTEHGIHWLDLSDPDAELPMRYGDGGVTSPLPRLDGWEVVVCYNLETAAMDEKLRRNALSLLQQLLERRQSLDAMGFVVCCERSPLYRLIHSNAYTESLGTADNEVQQWAQMFSGLRKFYAWSPSHHGFGLMPTDNPKQYHYLLSRREAAVWPDLRLVHFEFKRWYQSHQPKHFEVEDLETWYIANAGSLYRRKWELCTRDEKVALYQLASGSFINCHNLEVIEHLERGGYIVRDPRLRICNRSFARFVLAAERSEVMEIWLQEASVSQWNVIRIPLLTLIVVAVGAMLYLFNTEMESMAAALAAAPAILAILARGMAFVRGSPPND, from the coding sequence ATGATCGTTAAGGTCAACCGGACGACCACGGCACTGTTGTTTTCCCTGTCGTTGCTGTTAATTGGGGCACCAGTCGCTTGGCTGTTATACGCAAAGTTTCAAAGTAACGAACGCTATCTTCAGCATCGGTCGTTCGCGGTGCTGCATCAAACGCGTACCCACCTCGATAATAAATTCAAAGCGTTAGCTGGGTTGTTTCAACGCCTGCCAAAAGCCAGCTTATGCGCGTCTTCGCTCTCTCCTGAACATATTCAACAGATCAAAGCTTCATCACCAGCGTTTAAGGAGGAGCTACATAGCTTTATTCTGGAGGGTAATGCTTACATTGATGGTGATTTTGATGATGAGTTAGCGGAAGTGCTGGGTTATGAACTGGGTATTGATGCTGAGAACGATGACTTTGAGTCCCTCTACAACGAGGTATGTCCTAAGCCGGATTCTGGCGTAGCGGCTGATAAAGTATGCGCACTGTTTAATGAATATAAAGCGATCCCCAAGCCCAAATATAGCGATAAAACCGCTTATTCGGACGAGGGTGAGTCTAGGGTAGAGGGCGATGATGCGCTTGTTCATGGCATCAATGCATTAGGCTCATGGGGCTGTCGCATAGGTGTCTTTGCCGACAGTAAGTCGATGCGAGCATCTGGCGCGTTCGAAACCCAACTGCTGCTGTCGGAGATTCAGCATGAGTTGTTCTCATTTTTGGATGAGATCATCTCATTGGCAAAAACGGGTGCCGGTGATCCTCGTCAGGAGCTAGCGCCTACCTCGCAACGGTTTGTCGAGCAGGTTGACTCAATTGATCTGGCCAGTGAGGCTTTTGTTGCTGACAAAAAAGAGCAGCAACGAGGGGACTTTTTACAACGCCTTAAGCGCAACTCTTTAATCTCATCCGCGGAGGTTTATTTTTCCGGGCAACAGAACTGGTTTCCGTTAGACAGTGAAAGCAGTACGGCGGCCTGCAAAGCCAATGCAGATCGTCCCTTTGTTCGGTTTATGGGCGGGGCGCGAGGGTTCTGGATGATGCGTTGTCTGGCGCAGCAGAACAGTAGCAGTGCAACACCTTTTGTCGATCGGAATTATTTCAGCTTTGATACCCGTGAGCTATTAAAAGACACTCCCAGCGTGTCGCCCTTTGACCTCATGATGCTGGTTAACATCGATGGCGGCGTGATCACCACGGTAAAAAGCTCTGTCGAAGATGTCGATGCATCCACGTCGTTTAATGACTCTCATTTCACCCATATTAATGATTTTCTCAAAAGTGCTGACGATAAGTCCAAGCGGGATTGGGAAGAGGCGATTAAGCCTTTGTACAAGGCGTTGCAGAGTGCGGCCAGTAGTAGTTCGACGAGTAGTAAAAGTACCCTCGAACGACTTCCAGTGGGGGCCGCAAGTAGCTTTGATATCACCATTGGTGAGATGCCATTTCGTCTTTATATCATGCCCTATGAGCTGCCTTATCCCGTTATTTCTCGGGGCAAATTGCAGCAAGGCTATTTGCTGTTAACCGGCTTGATCCCGATGGAGGAGGCGAGGGCGTCGAAGTTTTCCTTGTCGCCCTCAATGGCTGCAGCAACTTTGGGTGGAGTACTGTTGCTATTAGCATTGTGGCCGATTCTGCGTTTTCGCTTTATGGGCGTTAATCAAGCGATGGGGGCGAATGAGTTTCGTGTCGCATTGGCTGGCGTTGCTTTGTTTGCGATGACGATCACCCTCGCCATTACTGATCTGTTGGTTTACAGCAACTCGAAAGCGCATGTGCAGCGGCAACTGTATGAGATTGCTGGGCAGGCGCGAACGCAGGTGGGCGACGAACTGACCCATAAGCGGCAACTGCTTACCCAGCTTTGGCAGAAGCAGTCGGAACAGCCGGTGGCGGTCAGTGATTTGCCCAGCGCTGATTATGGCCAACAGCAGCTGCAATGTGTGCAACCCCTGTCGGGCAGCGAAACAAATTATGAAACGGTTAACTGTATTCCGAAACAGATTGAGGCTTTACCGCCACTTGAACACTATTTCTTGCTGGACCCTGAAGGTAAACAGGTCGGGCCGTTTTACTCCTGGTATCCGTTTGATCTGCTCGACAATGAGCGTATTAGCTTAGCCACGCGCGAATATTTTTCTGCGCTGGCGTTGGACAAAGGCTGGCGTTCGCCCTTAGGTGGACATTTCTATGTCGAGCACATTTTCAGTTATTCCGATGGCTTGCGAAGCACAGTGACATCGATTGCTTTGCCGCCTAATCAATTTAACGCCAAGGTGGCAGTTGCTGAATTTCATTTGGAAAACTTGCTCGAGCCGGTTTTGCCCTTTGGTTACAAACTGGCAATGGTGGAGAACCAGACTGGACGCGTACTTTATCATTCGCAGTCAGAGCTGAGTCTGTTAGAGAACTTTCTCGTGGCAACGGATCATGATCGGGATCTTAAGCTGGCCTTAAGTAGCCAGGAAGATATGACGCTGCGGGTAAATTATCAGGGTAAACCTCATTACCTAACGACAATGTCCTTAAATCAGTACGGCATTCCCTGGAGTGTGGTGGTGATGTACGACCACAGCCTGTTGCAGATTATCAACTTTAACGTGCTGCTGATGGTGCTGGTGAGCATGTTGGTGCTGCTGTTGTGCCTGGCGGCTTTTCTGTGGGTAGGAAAGGTGTTTACACCCGGCTTGAGCTGGTTGTGGCCTAACTACTATCGCCGCCCTGTCTATCCGTGGTTGGTGGGCACTGCCGTGCTTAGCTTGATACAAGGGGGCGTTTTTGGCTTTGGCGTCGAACACGCCACGGTGCTGACCGTCTTGTACTGTTTGGTGTTGTTAATATTTAATTGGGCAAACCTCTGCTTGCAGGTGGCGCATGGTCCGTTAACCAGTGCGTGGCGCCGCTATGCACTGATTGCCATCGCCTTGGTCGCCGCATTGGCAGATATTATTGTGACGGTGCTGGTGTGGCAGCGCGAAGAAGCGTTTGGTTTGAATGCGGGCGTGGTTATCGGTGCTATGGCGTTGCAAGTGTTTATCATGGCTAAACAGTTGCAACGCTTTCCTCCATCACTGGAGCCTGCGCCTGGCTGGGTCAGTCGGGCTTGGGCGCAGCGACTTTACCCGTTACATGGTGGCCTGATGTTGGGGCTCGTGGTGGTACTGCCGACCCTCATTCTGTTTCAGCAAATATCTAAACATCAGATCTATCTGTATAGCGAACTGTCGTCGATTGATATTGGCCAACAGTTCAATCAGCAGCTCGCAAAACGCCATTGGTTACTTGAAACCTTATATCCGAAACCCTCTGATGGTGGTCTGGGCACTGGAGATACGCCCAAAGTTAACTCCGATGGGGTATCAAAACATTGGTTGGCGACCCATTTCTTTGCTCAATCGAAACACGCATTTTTTACTGAGCAATCCAATGGCTGTGGTAACGGGGTGTTTGGTTTAGGCTGCATAAAGGATCAGGATTCAGATGGCTACTATGTGCGTTATGCCCGTATCAACAGTAGCAAAACAGTTGGTCATGCCAACGAGGAGAAATCTTTTCTGGTTCAAGATAAGGGTTTTTATGATTACTTGATTAGTTTAACAACACCACTATCTGATTTTGCCGCGCGGATTGGTTTTCGGGCTGCAGGGAGAGAAACCGGAGCCTTGTCATCTATTCGCTATTGGACTGCGAAAGGTCTTTATCGCCCCTTGGATGCCGCCGAGGAGCCTGCTTTCATTATCCCGCTGTTACCGACTGCGCTGGCGATGATTCTGGAGTCTGTCTGGTTGATGGCGTTTGCGCTGCTTCTTATTGGCTGGATGCTGTACCGCGTATTCCGTTCGCTGGCGGAGCGCTGTCTTGGCTTGCTGGTACCTAGGGTGTTAAGCCAGAATTTCCCCAAACGTGGTTTAATGCGCCAGGTGCTTGAGAAAGCGACCCGTGTTCCCGGTGGGGTGTTAATGCTGTGGCCAGGTCAAAGAAAGCTGATGCGCTATCGCCGATGGCTTGGGACAGAGCATGGTATCCATTGGCTAGATCTGTCCGATCCTGATGCCGAGTTGCCGATGCGTTATGGCGATGGTGGTGTGACTTCGCCGCTGCCACGACTGGATGGCTGGGAAGTGGTGGTGTGTTACAACTTGGAAACGGCGGCAATGGACGAAAAGCTTCGTCGCAATGCGCTCTCGCTGCTTCAGCAATTGCTGGAACGACGCCAAAGTTTGGATGCGATGGGGTTTGTGGTGTGCTGTGAGCGCTCGCCGCTCTATCGTTTGATCCACAGTAATGCATACACAGAAAGCTTGGGAACGGCAGACAACGAAGTCCAGCAGTGGGCGCAGATGTTTAGTGGGTTAAGAAAATTCTACGCTTGGAGCCCCAGTCATCATGGGTTTGGCTTGATGCCAACCGATAATCCAAAGCAATACCACTACTTATTGAGCCGCCGGGAAGCCGCAGTTTGGCCTGATTTGAGGCTGGTGCATTTTGAGTTCAAACGCTGGTATCAATCCCACCAACCCAAGCATTTTGAAGTGGAAGACTTGGAAACCTGGTATATCGCCAATGCCGGCAGTTTGTACCGCAGAAAATGGGAGCTTTGTACCCGAGATGAAAAAGTGGCGCTGTATCAATTAGCCAGCGGTAGCTTTATCAATTGCCACAATTTGGAGGTGATAGAGCATCTAGAGCGCGGCGGTTATATCGTCAGAGACCCGAGGTTACGTATCTGTAATCGCAGCTTTGCTCGATTTGTTTTAGCTGCGGAACGCAGTGAGGTGATGGAAATCTGGCTGCAGGAAGCCTCTGTTAGCCAGTGGAACGTAATCCGAATACCGTTACTGACGTTGATCGTGGTGGCGGTGGGAGCCATGCTCTATCTGTTTAATACTGAAATGGAAAGCATGGCTGCCGCACTGGCTGCCGCCCCTGCTATTTTAGCCATCTTGGCGAGAGGCATGGCCTTTGTTAGGGGAAGCCCACCTAACGACTAG
- a CDS encoding LysE family translocator yields the protein MTLTAWFSVFAVCLLGAMTPGPSLAVIMRNCIQRSRGHALLASWCHAIGIGAYALAAILGLGLLMTQFPQLFLWISYLGAGYLVWLASKALRSGPSSFVVDSEDKVHIPYLHSASEAFAIVFLNPKIALFFTALFSQFIAADMNWLTILMLVSTVTLVDGCWYTLVSLLLSHQGILPWLKRYSHWIDRVTGVVFLLIAARVVLV from the coding sequence ATGACGTTGACCGCTTGGTTCTCCGTATTTGCTGTCTGTCTATTGGGTGCGATGACCCCAGGCCCGAGCTTGGCGGTGATCATGCGCAATTGTATTCAACGTAGCCGCGGACATGCTTTGCTGGCGAGTTGGTGTCATGCCATCGGTATTGGTGCTTATGCCTTGGCGGCGATTCTCGGTTTGGGATTGCTGATGACACAGTTTCCACAACTGTTTCTCTGGATCAGTTATCTCGGTGCTGGCTATCTGGTTTGGCTCGCATCGAAAGCACTGCGTTCAGGGCCTAGTTCTTTCGTGGTTGATAGCGAAGACAAAGTGCATATCCCTTATCTGCATTCGGCGAGCGAAGCGTTTGCTATCGTTTTTTTGAATCCCAAAATCGCCCTGTTTTTTACCGCACTCTTTAGCCAGTTCATCGCCGCAGATATGAATTGGCTGACTATTTTAATGCTGGTGTCGACCGTGACTCTCGTGGACGGGTGCTGGTATACCTTGGTTTCACTGTTACTTTCCCATCAAGGCATTTTGCCTTGGTTAAAACGTTATAGTCATTGGATAGACAGGGTCACAGGGGTTGTATTTTTGCTGATCGCAGCGCGAGTTGTTCTCGTATAA
- the glyA gene encoding serine hydroxymethyltransferase → MLKRDMNIADFDPELWQAMTNEVSRQEDHIELIASENYCSPRVLEAQGSQLTNKYAEGYPFKRYYGGCEYVDVAEQLAIDRACELFGATYANVQPHAGSQANSAVFQAMIEPGDTVLGMSLAHGGHLTHGSHVSFSGKIYNAVQYGINDDGKLEYEEVRKLALEHKPKMIIAGFSAYSGILDWAKFREIADEVGAYLFVDMAHVAGLVAAGIYPNPLPHAHVVTTTTHKTLAGPRGGLILSACNDEAIYKKLNSAVFPGGQGGPLCHVIAAKAVAFKEALQPEFAEYQKQVVANAKAMAKGFINRGYKIVSGGTDNHLFLVDLIDKDITGKDADAALGNAHITVNKNSVPNDPRSPFVTSGLRIGTPAITRRGFSEADATELAGWICDVLDNIENEAVIAEVRGKVEEICKRLPVYA, encoded by the coding sequence ATGCTGAAGCGTGATATGAATATTGCCGATTTCGATCCTGAATTGTGGCAGGCGATGACCAACGAAGTGTCTCGTCAGGAAGACCACATCGAACTGATTGCGTCAGAAAACTACTGCAGCCCTCGTGTACTTGAAGCACAAGGCTCTCAGCTGACCAATAAATACGCAGAAGGCTATCCTTTTAAGCGTTATTACGGTGGTTGTGAATACGTCGATGTGGCCGAGCAGTTGGCTATCGACCGTGCATGTGAGTTGTTTGGCGCAACCTATGCCAATGTACAGCCCCATGCTGGTTCTCAGGCCAACTCTGCAGTATTCCAAGCGATGATTGAGCCTGGTGACACTGTGTTGGGTATGAGCCTGGCCCATGGCGGTCATCTGACTCACGGTTCTCATGTCAGCTTTTCTGGTAAGATCTACAACGCTGTTCAGTACGGTATCAATGATGATGGCAAGCTCGAGTACGAAGAGGTACGCAAGCTGGCCTTGGAGCATAAGCCGAAGATGATTATCGCTGGTTTCTCTGCTTATTCAGGGATCCTAGATTGGGCTAAGTTCCGTGAAATTGCCGACGAAGTGGGTGCGTACCTGTTTGTTGATATGGCACACGTTGCTGGTTTAGTGGCGGCGGGTATCTATCCGAATCCATTGCCCCACGCGCACGTTGTGACTACCACCACTCATAAGACCCTTGCCGGTCCTCGTGGCGGTTTGATCTTATCTGCATGCAATGACGAAGCTATCTACAAGAAGCTGAATAGCGCTGTATTCCCTGGTGGTCAGGGCGGTCCTTTATGCCACGTGATTGCAGCTAAAGCGGTTGCTTTCAAAGAAGCGTTGCAGCCAGAGTTTGCAGAGTACCAGAAGCAGGTAGTTGCTAACGCAAAAGCGATGGCGAAAGGCTTTATCAATCGCGGTTACAAGATCGTTTCAGGCGGTACTGATAATCACCTGTTCCTGGTTGATTTGATCGACAAAGATATCACTGGTAAAGATGCCGATGCTGCTTTAGGTAACGCGCACATCACAGTGAACAAGAACTCTGTACCTAATGATCCGCGTTCACCTTTCGTGACCTCTGGTCTGCGTATCGGTACACCAGCAATTACCCGTCGTGGCTTCAGCGAAGCTGATGCGACAGAGTTAGCTGGTTGGATCTGTGACGTACTTGATAACATTGAAAATGAAGCTGTTATCGCTGAAGTACGCGGTAAAGTGGAAGAGATCTGCAAGCGTCTGCCCGTTTACGCTTAA
- the nrdR gene encoding transcriptional regulator NrdR has product MHCPFCFAPDTKVIDSRLVADGSQVRRRRECTKCHERYTTFETAELVMPRLIKRDGSREPFNEDKLRSGLLRAVEKRPVGVDQLEQTVADIKSSLRATGEREVGSKMVGELVMEALKKLDKVAYIRFASVYLSFETIGEFEDVIAKLGNNSQNH; this is encoded by the coding sequence ATGCATTGCCCGTTTTGTTTTGCGCCAGATACCAAAGTGATCGATTCACGTTTAGTGGCTGATGGCAGTCAGGTGCGTCGCCGCCGTGAATGTACTAAATGCCATGAACGTTACACCACCTTTGAAACCGCAGAGCTGGTAATGCCGCGTCTAATTAAGCGCGATGGCAGCCGTGAACCTTTTAATGAAGATAAACTGCGCAGCGGGTTACTTCGCGCTGTGGAGAAACGTCCTGTCGGTGTTGATCAGTTGGAACAGACTGTGGCTGATATTAAGTCCAGTTTACGCGCCACTGGTGAGCGTGAAGTAGGCAGTAAGATGGTCGGAGAGCTGGTGATGGAAGCGTTGAAGAAGCTGGACAAAGTGGCTTATATTCGTTTTGCCTCCGTTTACCTGTCGTTCGAAACCATCGGTGAGTTTGAAGATGTGATTGCCAAGTTGGGCAATAACTCGCAAAACCACTAA
- the ribD gene encoding bifunctional diaminohydroxyphosphoribosylaminopyrimidine deaminase/5-amino-6-(5-phosphoribosylamino)uracil reductase RibD: MARFSPDDHRFMQRAIHLAERALYTTSPNPRVGCVIVNAGQIVGEGYHRRAGEGHAEVNALAEAGEQANGATCYVTLEPCSHHGRTGPCAEALVHAGVTEVVVAMVDPNPLVSGQGIGLLEASGIRVRYGLMEAQAEGLNPGFIKRMQSGMPLVRLKMAASLDGRTALSNGKSQWITGAAARADVQHWRARSCAIVTGSGTALADDPALNVRPEQLTQDYPLPVRQPVRVVVDGRKQISPALKMFQLPGELWIARKAADVEAPWQENVTMLAIPELEGKLDLRNLMRQLASKEINEVWVEAGGRLAGALLNAGLVDELILYLAPKLMGNSAQGLFNLTEFDDMAQLPELDWQDIRQVGDDLRIVATFKPKLDD; the protein is encoded by the coding sequence ATGGCGCGATTTTCTCCAGACGACCACAGATTCATGCAGCGCGCTATTCATTTAGCTGAGCGGGCACTATATACCACCTCTCCGAACCCTCGGGTGGGGTGTGTCATTGTCAACGCTGGGCAGATTGTGGGTGAAGGCTATCATCGGCGCGCGGGAGAAGGGCACGCCGAGGTGAATGCCCTGGCTGAAGCGGGAGAGCAGGCCAACGGCGCTACCTGCTACGTCACTTTAGAACCCTGCTCTCATCATGGCCGCACTGGTCCCTGTGCTGAAGCCTTAGTGCATGCCGGGGTTACAGAAGTGGTTGTTGCTATGGTTGATCCTAATCCGCTAGTGTCAGGCCAGGGTATTGGCTTGTTGGAAGCCTCAGGCATTCGTGTGCGTTATGGACTTATGGAAGCGCAAGCCGAGGGCTTAAACCCCGGTTTTATTAAACGAATGCAGTCTGGTATGCCTCTGGTACGCCTAAAAATGGCAGCCAGTCTGGATGGGCGAACAGCGCTGAGTAATGGCAAGAGCCAGTGGATCACCGGTGCAGCTGCTCGTGCGGATGTGCAGCATTGGCGCGCACGGAGTTGCGCTATTGTCACCGGTAGCGGCACAGCGCTGGCGGATGATCCGGCGTTGAATGTGAGGCCGGAACAGTTAACTCAAGATTATCCTCTGCCCGTCAGACAACCGGTGCGTGTGGTGGTTGATGGTCGTAAACAGATCTCGCCCGCGCTAAAGATGTTCCAGCTGCCCGGCGAACTCTGGATCGCCAGAAAAGCTGCCGATGTGGAAGCTCCGTGGCAAGAAAACGTGACTATGCTGGCCATCCCCGAATTGGAAGGTAAGTTGGATCTGCGTAATTTAATGCGCCAACTTGCCAGTAAAGAGATCAATGAGGTTTGGGTTGAAGCCGGAGGAAGACTTGCCGGGGCGCTGCTGAATGCCGGTTTGGTTGATGAGCTTATTTTGTATCTGGCGCCCAAATTAATGGGAAACAGTGCCCAAGGGCTATTTAACTTGACCGAGTTTGACGACATGGCGCAACTGCCAGAGTTAGACTGGCAAGATATCCGGCAGGTTGGAGACGATCTCCGGATTGTTGCTACGTTTAAACCTAAGCTCGATGATTAA
- a CDS encoding riboflavin synthase, with protein MFTGIIEAVGEIRRIEPKGQDVTLEIATGKLDLSDVKLGDSIASNGVCLTVVALSSDSFCADLSTETLKRSNFASASRGARVNLEKAVTPTTRLGGHLVSGHVDALAEVVSRESTGRAIEFWLQAPEHLARYITEKGSICIDGISLTVNAVDGARFKLTIVPHTADETTMKGFQTGTKVNLEVDQIARYIERLMLGDKAAVSEAQPQSDVMALLGRTGFLK; from the coding sequence ATGTTCACAGGAATTATTGAAGCGGTTGGTGAGATCCGTCGTATTGAGCCGAAGGGGCAAGATGTGACTCTGGAGATCGCTACCGGTAAATTAGATTTGAGCGACGTTAAGCTGGGTGACAGCATCGCCAGCAACGGCGTCTGTTTGACCGTAGTGGCGCTTTCTAGCGACAGCTTCTGTGCTGACTTGTCGACTGAAACCTTGAAGCGGTCAAACTTTGCCAGTGCCAGCCGCGGTGCGCGGGTGAACCTGGAAAAGGCGGTCACGCCAACGACCCGTTTGGGCGGGCATCTGGTCAGTGGGCACGTTGATGCTTTAGCTGAGGTTGTTAGCCGCGAATCGACAGGGCGTGCAATTGAATTTTGGCTACAAGCACCGGAACATCTGGCTCGTTACATTACCGAGAAAGGCTCTATCTGTATTGATGGGATTAGTTTGACGGTGAACGCCGTTGACGGCGCACGCTTTAAGTTGACCATAGTGCCCCATACTGCAGATGAGACCACCATGAAAGGGTTTCAAACCGGTACTAAGGTGAATTTGGAAGTTGATCAGATCGCTCGTTATATCGAGCGGCTGATGTTAGGGGATAAGGCTGCGGTCAGTGAAGCCCAGCCACAAAGTGATGTGATGGCTCTGTTGGGTCGTACCGGCTTCTTGAAATAA
- the ribBA gene encoding bifunctional 3,4-dihydroxy-2-butanone-4-phosphate synthase/GTP cyclohydrolase II: MALNSIEELIEDIRQGKMVILMDDEDRENEGDFVMAAEKVTPEAVNFMATHGRGLICLPMNRERCMKLNLPLMVDNNNAQYSTAFTVSVEAAVGVTTGISAADRAKTILAAVAPDAEAKDLVQPGHIFPLIAEEGGVLTRAGHTEASCDLARLAGFDPSAAIVEILNEDGTMARRPELEILAAKHGIKIGTIADLIEYRNLNETTIERVAQCHLPTAFGEFELITYRDIIDGQLHFALLKGEVTPDQPTLVRVHLQSFMNDILFSDRASTRSWPLEKALTRISDEGGVMVLLGREENNEELLAHLKTFEKEDKGEQPAAAKWQGTSRRVGIGSQILADVGVHKMRLLSSPKKYHALAGFGLEVVEYLSE; the protein is encoded by the coding sequence ATGGCATTAAACAGCATTGAAGAGCTGATTGAAGATATTCGCCAGGGCAAGATGGTGATCTTGATGGATGACGAAGACCGAGAGAATGAGGGTGATTTCGTCATGGCTGCTGAGAAGGTAACCCCTGAAGCGGTTAACTTTATGGCTACCCATGGCCGCGGCCTGATCTGCTTGCCAATGAATCGAGAGCGTTGCATGAAGCTGAATCTGCCATTAATGGTGGATAATAATAATGCGCAATATTCGACAGCGTTTACCGTGTCTGTTGAAGCGGCCGTAGGTGTAACGACAGGCATTTCCGCGGCAGACCGAGCGAAAACCATTTTGGCTGCTGTTGCGCCTGATGCTGAAGCCAAAGACTTGGTGCAGCCAGGTCATATCTTCCCGCTGATCGCTGAAGAGGGTGGGGTATTGACCCGTGCCGGACACACCGAAGCGAGCTGTGACTTAGCGCGTTTGGCCGGTTTTGACCCGTCAGCAGCTATCGTTGAGATCCTCAATGAAGATGGCACCATGGCGAGACGTCCAGAGCTGGAAATACTCGCAGCAAAGCATGGCATCAAAATTGGCACCATCGCTGATTTGATTGAGTATCGTAACCTCAATGAAACGACCATTGAGCGTGTGGCGCAGTGCCACCTGCCGACCGCCTTTGGTGAATTTGAGCTGATCACTTATCGCGACATTATTGATGGTCAGCTGCATTTCGCGTTGCTTAAAGGCGAAGTGACACCGGATCAGCCAACCCTTGTTCGGGTTCATCTGCAAAGTTTTATGAACGATATTTTGTTCAGCGATCGTGCATCGACGCGCAGTTGGCCGTTGGAAAAGGCGTTAACCCGCATCTCTGATGAGGGTGGCGTGATGGTGTTGTTAGGACGCGAAGAAAACAATGAAGAGCTGCTCGCGCATCTGAAAACATTTGAAAAAGAAGATAAAGGGGAGCAACCTGCGGCCGCTAAGTGGCAGGGGACTTCTCGTCGTGTCGGTATTGGTAGCCAGATCCTTGCGGATGTTGGCGTTCATAAGATGCGTCTGCTGAGTTCGCCGAAGAAATATCATGCTTTGGCTGGGTTTGGTTTAGAAGTGGTTGAATATCTATCTGAGTAA
- the ribH gene encoding 6,7-dimethyl-8-ribityllumazine synthase, translating into MKVIEGAIAAPNAKIAIVISRFNSFIVESLLEGAVDTLKRVGQVADDNITVVRVPGAYELPLAAKKVAAKGEYDAIIALGAVIRGGTPHFDYVAGECNKGLAQVSLEASVPVAFGVLTTDTIEQAIERAGTKAGNKGGEAAMSALEMVNVMSAL; encoded by the coding sequence ATGAAAGTTATCGAAGGCGCTATTGCTGCTCCCAACGCAAAAATTGCCATTGTTATCTCCCGCTTCAACAGCTTTATTGTCGAAAGCCTGTTGGAAGGTGCTGTTGACACGTTGAAGCGTGTTGGACAGGTCGCAGACGACAACATTACGGTTGTTCGCGTACCTGGCGCATATGAACTGCCACTGGCGGCAAAAAAAGTTGCGGCGAAAGGTGAATATGACGCCATTATCGCTTTGGGTGCCGTGATCCGTGGTGGTACACCGCATTTTGATTATGTTGCCGGTGAGTGCAACAAAGGTCTGGCACAAGTGTCTCTGGAAGCATCTGTTCCAGTGGCCTTTGGTGTGTTGACTACAGATACTATCGAGCAAGCGATTGAACGCGCTGGAACCAAAGCTGGTAATAAGGGTGGCGAAGCTGCTATGTCGGCCTTGGAAATGGTTAACGTGATGTCTGCGCTTTAA